From the Streptococcus sanguinis genome, the window TTGTTTTGGTCGGGTTGTCTCGGCTGTTGACTATGATATTGAATCCTATCAAGGCGATCTGGCCTTGCGTGAGGACAATACAGCTACCTACACAGAGAAAGTGACCTACAAGTTTAATGACGACTATAATGGTCAGATTGTTTCGCTGGGCTCTGCTGGAAAGATGCCTAATGGCTTTGCCATTGATGGGAATCCGACGGTCTCGGTTCTGACGAATGGTGAACCAGATATGGACATTAACCCCCAAGTCAAAGACTTGGGAGATGGCTATGAAGTCAAAATCTATAACTCCGGAAACGACGGTGACAGAGTTGTTGTCACTGTAACTTGGCAGCTGAGAAATCTCCTTTTTCTTCACAGGGATATTGCTGAGCTCAACTGGACTCCTATCAGCGACTGGGACCAGGGGATAGGAGAGGTCGTCTTGACAGTTTCTGGCTTGAGCAATCCAGATAAGAGCGAGCTCTTTGCTCATAGTGGCTACTTTGGTACTCAGCCTTTCGTGGATAAGAATGGCACCGATTATCTGGTCAAAATCAATGGAATTGGCTCGGGCGATAATGTCGAGCTCCACGGCTATTGGGATCGACAAGCGGTCTCTCTTGTGTCCCAGAATGAAGACGAGAGCGACTACTTGCCGACCTTTAAAGCTCAAGAAGAAAAGATTGCCCGCAAGACGGTCTTTTACCGGCAGCTAGGAGAAATTTATATACCCTTGCTGCTCCTATGTGCCATCCTTGCAGCGGCTATCCTTTATTTTGTCTTTGCTCAGAAGATCAAGCCTAAGCAGTCTTATCCTAAGAATGCCCGTCTATACGAAGCTCCTCAGGACTTGGCTCCCCTTGTCTTGGCGGAAAATATTTACGCAGTAGACATGGAGGATGTCGATCCGACTAGGGGCGGCAAGGCAGTGCTGAACTTTGAAAACATGGTCCAGGCGACTCTGTTAGACCTGCTGGATAGGGGCAATCTCCTCCTGCAGGGAGATGCTGAAAATCCTGTTCTGCAAATAGCGACCTATGATGGGTTAGCGGACTTTGAGAGACGTTTTCTGGGCATGGCTTTTAACAAGCAATCCCAAGCAAAAGTCAAAGATCTATTTTCAGCCTATCAAATTTCAGAAGATATTTATAAGCACAAGTCTTCTGCAGATGAGTCCTATATCCGTAACATCGGTAGTAATATCAAGTCCTTATTTACTAACAGTTTGCGCTCCCTATCTAAAGAAGTGCGCTCGGAAGGCAAGCGTTTGGGTCTCTTTGGTCACTACCGGCCTCTTAAAGTTCAGGAAAAGAGATTGCTGATTACTGCCATTATTCTAGCTAGTGCTGTTTTGTTGTT encodes:
- a CDS encoding DUF2207 domain-containing protein, encoding MKRYFYLLLVLFSCLCFGRVVSAVDYDIESYQGDLALREDNTATYTEKVTYKFNDDYNGQIVSLGSAGKMPNGFAIDGNPTVSVLTNGEPDMDINPQVKDLGDGYEVKIYNSGNDGDRVVVTVTWQLRNLLFLHRDIAELNWTPISDWDQGIGEVVLTVSGLSNPDKSELFAHSGYFGTQPFVDKNGTDYLVKINGIGSGDNVELHGYWDRQAVSLVSQNEDESDYLPTFKAQEEKIARKTVFYRQLGEIYIPLLLLCAILAAAILYFVFAQKIKPKQSYPKNARLYEAPQDLAPLVLAENIYAVDMEDVDPTRGGKAVLNFENMVQATLLDLLDRGNLLLQGDAENPVLQIATYDGLADFERRFLGMAFNKQSQAKVKDLFSAYQISEDIYKHKSSADESYIRNIGSNIKSLFTNSLRSLSKEVRSEGKRLGLFGHYRPLKVQEKRLLITAIILASAVLLFSLGVLFVYMAAFESLIWIYIPLALVGLVMICIFASKAQLYWQDGVLNDEGAHDYYLWRSFSNMLRDIAHLDKTEIEGIILWNRLLVYATLFGYADRVSRVMALRQIHLENPSMDSYVQANLHYAFYSSMHSFSNYGHVATTASNFSVSSGGSSGGGFSGGGGGGGGGAF